Within the Garra rufa chromosome 16, GarRuf1.0, whole genome shotgun sequence genome, the region tatatataattaattaaacatttttttaattaaaaaatatatattagtaacagtattaaaataaaatagtaatacttTATTATTAAGTTTTTTAATGAAATGGACAAAAAAGATCAGTTTTGGCATTATGAGATTTGCAATGGAAATGTATCATTAATGAGactaaagatgtgacagagttttcattaaaaaatatggtaataaattaatttaaaaataatatataataatatataaatataaaaataatagaataaatttagtcaaataataataaaaaagaataataatgttCTACTAacgtagtgtaaaaaaaaatcatggtaatatggtaataaattaattaattaacttttaataaataaaaaatgtcagatttggCATTATGAGCTTTGCCATTAAAACAAATCATTATGAGACTACAGATGTAACAGCAGagttgtcatttaaaaaaaacatagtaataaataaaatagtaatatttcatatatgatttttttttcttttaataaactggacaaaaaaagattaaattaaataaatttataaaattataatatatttttcaaaatcaTGGTAATAtggtaataaataaattaattttaatatatatataaaaattaaatagcaatatttaatttagaaagtttttttcttttaataaacttgacaaaaaatgtcaaatttggcATTATGAGCTTTGCCATGGAAATAATTTATgagactaaagaaaaaaaaaacatggtaataaatatttttttttccttttaataaACTGgacaaatatattaaattaatttaattaaatgaatgaataaaaaataatactaaaaacaaTAAAGTGgttaaataaaatagtaatattttatttataattttttttaatgaactggacaaaaatagataattttggcATTATGAGCTTTGCCATAGAAACTTATCATAAATGAGACTAAAGATAGGACAACAGTTTTCATAAAAAATGGTGATATGGTAATacattaattacaaaataatctCTATTTAGTTAAATAAAATTTATGATAATATGgtaataaattaatgaatttaaaaaatgaaaagtaaatgaacatttgaaaaataaatagtaatatttcatttataaagttttttcttttaattaactGGACAAAAAAGATACATTCTGGCATTATGAGCTTCACCATGGAAACTaattttttattactaaaaatgTGACATCAAGAGTTGTCATTAAAAAACATGGTAATATGGTAATTCAGACATGGCCTGAAAGcagcatttttattaatattatttaatttgaaatgaaagaaaaataaacactgttcAGTTGTTTACCACTTTGCAGGAAAGTAAGAATGAATTTATCATAGTTACTGGCTTTTTCACCCATCAGCATTTGCTTTCACTAAGTATTCAACAAATCAAAAGAGCAGgtgttaaaaacactttacaacGACTGTATTTAAACAAGACGAATAGGTTCCTCGTTGTGGTTTCAAAACCTGTCAACGAAATGCAGAAATCGTGACAAAGTTTCCAATCCAGTCTTCATAAAGGCAATATTTCTTCTTGAGGCAAGTGTAATTTATTGATAGGTGGGCTACTCCCCACAGCCTCAAATGGAAATAAATCATATAAACTGTTCGGGCCAGCAGCGTGTAGACTAACTGACTAGCCTCTGCTTGCTAAATTTATCTCCGTAATCAAATATGGTCCCCCTCAGGTGACCTTATCGAGCAGGAAATTCAGCACGACAGAAGAAATATGGAAGTAAAAGTGCTCTACATTAAATTACTTTATGTTGTTTGGCACAGCTCCAGTATTTAAGTGTAGATCTATTCTCCTGATGCACATGCCGCAGTTGACTTATCCTTTTCATTTCACAGCCACGTTTCAGGCCTTCCGCCTTCAAACCGGTCACTCCGAAAAACTTCAGTTCGATGCAGAACCTCTACCCCTCCAAGTCGGAGGAGTCAGAGAGCGGCTTAACCAACGGCATGCATCCGTCCTACGCCAAAGCAGCGCCCAAATCAATGTCCACCTCTTCCTCGTCCTCCTCCCCGTCGCGGCCAGGCACGAGTGTCAGCAAAGGCGTGCTAGCAGCAGCCCGGGGCCTCAGCCAGGAAGAGGAGAACACGTCCGACTCAGGGCACAATTCCATGAACAGCCTGCCGCCTTACCGGCCGCCGTTCCGCCCTCACTTGGGACAAATTAGCGCCTCTATGGGTCACATCAACCACATCGGCTCACTAGATCGCACATCACTCGGCTCCAAGGGAGCTGCTTCTACAGTCACAGACATGTCCTGTCAGAGTATGGCGACGCTGAACCGCCTACAGTGCTACGGAAGCGAGGCTCCGCCACCCTACGAACTGTCGCACTCTCTAGAGGACGTGGTGAGGGACCTGGAGGACCGTCTGCAAGAAAAAGAGCACGAGCTACGTCAGATGAGGAGGAACCTGGATGAGAGCGAAGACGCTATTGCACAGGTCAGCATCTATGAGAGtgattgttttaatgtttttaatatctcttatgttcacttatactgcatattttgaataaaagtgtACAGGATTAATGTGaaaaattagggctgggtaaaaaaatatacatttctccattttaatcgattctcatttttatgaaacaatattgattcttaaattccAGGAATCGATTAGTCttgcctgttttcagttaatgaacgaAACATTGTAGAGTATCTTGCATCTAAtcgtaataagctttgtgctttgttacttttgatataaaacaaagttttagatttcaaattctgtcattttagtacaatattcaaacaataaatgctgtaTCGATGCTGTTTAATGTGGAAAGACAGATAGCTTTAGCGCCTCGGTTCAGGAAAAGCGGCAGCACGAAGTGCGcatgaactgatcatctcctctgctttaataccaattacagcacaaaataaacatgaataaacatctgaAGGTTTGTTAAAacaaagagtacaacttaccaaaATCTGTGTCTTGTCCCATATAATTAGTGTTTCAACTGCGCAGCTTGTAAATGATGTCACACTCACAACATcagatttacctcagaaaaaacatattcgatgaccataaactcattagtcagctagaaTTAGTATTTTGCggaatatatgcaccatataacatatttaatatcatttttactgttcttcaatgtTGGAATAAATTGGATTTAAGAATAAGGCATAAATCCAACATATGTAATTTCAAGAAGACTCTAAAACAGATGACAATTAATAGCATCACATCAGTTAATTTGTAACTGTTATAGGTACTAACATCTTCTAATGCTGTAAGTGCATGAATGTGTATATGTGGATAAATGCATACATGTGGTTATGTTATATGTGTTATATTTATGTATGTTATATTTGAGTATTTTTAACTGTACACATGTTTCAGCACTTTTGTGGGCCCCAGGAAGACTAGCACATTGTGGAAGCTAATGGGGatccaaataattaaataaataaatgatatatttacaaaataacctATATCGAATCATATTGAATCGGGAATTGAATCAaattgcaagcttgtgaatcagaattgaATTAAATTTGTGTCAAGcccatgaaatattatttaaaataagttttttattggaatattttttaaaatgtaatttattcctgtggtgccaagctgaattttcagcttcattactccagtcatcagtgtcacatgattcttcaaaaaatatgctgatttgttgctcaagaaacatttcatattattcatatattttctaggattctttgatgaatacaaagaaaaagaacagcattttaataagaaatgtttggtaacattatacatgttttactgccacttttgatcaatttaatgcatccttgctgaataaaagtattaagtattaaaattagattttttttcacataCACTGCTTTTCAACATTTTGAGatctaagattttttatgtttttttaaagctcttctgcttatcaaggctgcatttatttgatcaaaaatactaatataatattgtgaaatactacaatttaaaattgtattttaatatactttaaaaatgttatttatttctataatgtaaagctgaattttcagcatcattattccagtcttcagtgccacatgatccttcagaaatcattctaatatgctgatttattattaatgtcggaaacagttgtgctgtttaatatttttttggaacctgtaatacttttttcaggattttatgATAAACAAAAAGTTTAAAGTACAGCATTTACTTTAAATAGACATCTTTTCtatcattttttatcaatttaacacatccttgctaaataaaagtgtatatttctttaaaaaaaggaattttgaacagtagtgtatactcttaataaatatttatattttaaataaatgctgttcttttaagcaTATTACTCATAAAAGAATCTTTAACAAAAGtatcaaatattaagcagcacaaatttcttcaacatttataataaatcagcatatcagaatcatttctgaaggatcatgtgacactaaagactgaggtaatgatgctgaaaattctttgTATCacggaaataaaatatattttaaagtatattcaaatagaacataattattttaaattgcaaaatttttttaccattttagttttttctgcattttggcTTAAATAAATGTAGTCTTGATGAGCATGAGAAACTCCTTTGAAAATCCTACATAGTTAGGGTAGACTATAAacatactaaaaaataaaaagtaaatacacCAAAACAAAAAGTACTACAAAATCAAAACACTGTGTTTGTGTCTTCCtttaggtttttgaagaaaagcaGCGCCTCTGGGAGAAGGAAGTAACAGAACTGAAACACCTGTACAGCGCCAAACTGCGCCAGGTGTCCCAGCAGTCCCAGCGTACACAACGAAACCTGCAGCTGCAGCTGTATAAGGCACAGCAGGAACTCAACCGGCTGCAGGAGGAGCTGGATTCTGTCAGGCAGGAGTGCCAGACCCTGAAAAGTCAAAGCCCAGCAGCACAATGCCAGAGCATTAATCCTCAGCTGGAAGAGACCCAATGGGAGGTATGCATTAAGTCAGAGCTATATGTCCAGAGCTCTGGGGATTTCACAAAAGTTTGGAAGagataaaagaaaagaaatacattttagttGCAAGCCTCTTTCAAATCAGATTTTGTCTTTGTGTATTGTATAAGCTGCAATAAATTACTAATTTGTATTGCTCTGATAGGTCTGCCAAAAATCTGGAGAAATCTCTTTACTGAAGCAGCAGTTTCGGGACTCTCAGGCAGAGGTCACACAGAAGCTGAGCGAAATCTTCCACCTAAAGACTCAGCTGCATGAGGCACGCAATCAGATCCAGAGCAAGGACAGTCAGATCGACATGCTACAGATGGCCCTCCAAGGCACCCGGCGGAAATGCCCCTTGCCTGCTTTCGAGGACCATCGAGCGGATGCGGGTGAGACTGGAGGAGCCAGTGCTACGGAAGAGCGTCTTAGAGCTGAACTGCTGCTGGAAAGGCGGCAGAACGAGGCACAGGCTTCATCTTTTGAAAGTGAGAGGAGCACGTGGCAGAAGGAGAAGGAGAAGGTGATACGCTACCAGAAGGAACTGCAGGCCAGCTACCTGGAGATGTACCACAAGAACGAGGCCTTAGAAAGAGAACTGGCAATGCTGAGAGGGGGCAGGGCAAGAGTTGAAGAGGTGGGATCAGGGGGCGGAGATGAGGGCGGGGCTTTACAAGAAGCAAAGCCACCCATTGGTCTGCCCTGGATCGAGAGGATCGAGTCATCTGAAATTTGACTTTGCAAATGTTCTTTGGCATCGAAGATTAGGTTGATGCTAACAGCTCGGGCTCCTTAACCTGTGTTTCTCTTCTGAgacaattattatattaatgaGTATATTATATAAGTTTGACCAAAAAGTGTACCAAACAGAGGAGTGAGCTAAATATCATGGGTTGTTTTGTATCACAGAAGGGATTTTGCTTTGATAAATTTGAATCATCAAAACAGCTACTCATCCCAAATtttattttagacattttttttttttttagattcgcAGTGAGTGTTCTAGCACTATtgttttcacgacacgtcatcaatcggccatattgccggcactgaacgtaaacaacgccactgaaccgagtgaaacttgcatttttgctgattactgctgctcaaaatggtcaattattgtcatgttttgggctgtactaatcgttcAGAccgagaaaaacatttggagtactatagactgccaaaagttatgacaaatcaaggagaagagtgcaaaaactgtctgaggaacaaaaggcgtttgtggttggccaaactgagccaagaagtccttctctatatgatttagcagcttccacatgtttttccatagtttagacagcataaattagcagaacaatgtattcagtagtacattaaccatgcagtccatgctgttgttcacatccaagtatcaccaatatggccacgcatctggGTGACTaaatcgtgatgtaagtgcaaaccctctattgctCAAGTTCATCATGACAGTTCCAGCGGATgataaatcacataattttttacGCTGCCATTCTTTAAAGACTGAAATCAGAAGTGTGCATTCCCCAAAATGCATgttgcactttaaaaaaaagcataCAACTTCTAAGTTGTTCtttgaatttggaaaaaatgtaAACAGCTAATCCATATAGAAGCATTTCTGCTACTATGTGTATTGATGTGCTCTGGTGGGGTTTTTCTGTTCTCTTTTGATCTAAGATGTTTATAACTGCATGAATGTGAAATGAATTTTTAGAAAGTTTGATGCCAGTGCGTGCACAGAACTGTTGAAAAGTCATTGATTGTAACGTTAGATCCCACGTTATCCTATCTTCACATAGCAAACTATACTGTGACTTGTTATAAACTACTGAATTTCATCTTCTATTTCATGTATTCATTGTATAGATTTGTACTATACAG harbors:
- the n4bp3 gene encoding NEDD4-binding protein 3-A; this translates as MATVQALSLNQDPSKSICAGYPASTLASGRCVMGSVGSLIEKPDVSPTKSNRAVPQAPGRQSHGLLKKGFNQRELLNYLNITKKEAKGSKHIISGTSSIKREHRREEDDVYTKVYHRDGKEVDLGKNSLPIGGKFDKPRFRPSAFKPVTPKNFSSMQNLYPSKSEESESGLTNGMHPSYAKAAPKSMSTSSSSSSPSRPGTSVSKGVLAAARGLSQEEENTSDSGHNSMNSLPPYRPPFRPHLGQISASMGHINHIGSLDRTSLGSKGAASTVTDMSCQSMATLNRLQCYGSEAPPPYELSHSLEDVVRDLEDRLQEKEHELRQMRRNLDESEDAIAQVFEEKQRLWEKEVTELKHLYSAKLRQVSQQSQRTQRNLQLQLYKAQQELNRLQEELDSVRQECQTLKSQSPAAQCQSINPQLEETQWEVCQKSGEISLLKQQFRDSQAEVTQKLSEIFHLKTQLHEARNQIQSKDSQIDMLQMALQGTRRKCPLPAFEDHRADAGETGGASATEERLRAELLLERRQNEAQASSFESERSTWQKEKEKVIRYQKELQASYLEMYHKNEALERELAMLRGGRARVEEVGSGGGDEGGALQEAKPPIGLPWIERIESSEI